The Campylobacter hyointestinalis subsp. hyointestinalis nucleotide sequence TATAGGGTTTTTAAATGATGAAAGAAGCGTGGTCGAGACTACCATAGAAAGAGATTTTGTGCATACATTAAATGGAGGATGTCAAGCTCCCATCGGAATAAATGCAAAATTAAAAGGTGATAAGATAGAAGTAGAAGCGATACTCGGCCTTATAGATGGAAGTGAAATTTTAAGAGATAGCAAGACTTATCCAAAGCTTGCTTATACCATAGCTGGAAAAAACTTTGCAGATGAGTTTATAGCACGTGGTGCAAAAGAGCTTTTAAAAAGAGCCGAAGAAATGGTAGAATTAAGCTAGATCTTCTAGCTTAATTTAAATCTTTAAATATTTTCATATATCCATTTTCTAAAAGATGCATTCCATCAAAAAAATCTTCATTTTTAAGTTCATTTATATTTGGATTGTATGAACCTATAACTTTAATATTATTTGCTTTGGCAAAGTCTTTCAAATATAATTCTACTTTATTGATAATATAGTATTTTGGATTTTGTATTAATAAATTATAGGTATATGGATTATATGGTGGAAGAAAAAAATAAACTTTTATTCCTTGTGATATTAAAAATTTAATAAAGGATTCAAATAGTTTAGTGTTATCTAGATGTTCAAATTCTCTAAGAGAATAAACTGGTTTTGCTTTCGCATAATTAATAGCTTCTTGCTTTACATTATCCGGATTTGGATATCTAAATTTAAACGGATAATATATAGACCCATCGGGCTCTCTTAAATATGCATCCACATCTGCACTATTTACTATATAAAATTTATCTTTTGTTAATGATATAATATTTTTTATTGCATATTCAATGGATAATAACTTTAATATATTATACGGAGTTTTTTCTACTCTTTTTTTATCAGTAAATATATTCTTTAGTGTTAAATAATCATCTTCAATTGACTTATATCTATTTTGGTCGTTATTTTTGTTAAAAATCCACGGATCTATTCCAAAAATTATATTTTTAGGATATGCTTCGAATTTTTTATAATGTATCCAAGTTAAACCAATATAGTCTTCTAGTGATGCCCCAGAAACTCCATAATTATGAAAAAAAGGTTGTTTTAATGTATTTTTTCTAATTTGCATTACTCTTGAGCTTCCTATCGCTACAAAATTTGGCTCATATTTTAAATTTAATATTGTATTTTTCTTAAAAGTTCTTTCATCAAAATCAACTAATCCTGCTATAATATTTCCTTCTGTTAGCTTTTTTGCAGCTATATTTAGATAATTATCTCTACCAAATATATTTAAACTATCAATATAATAATTTAATATTGATACGAAAGAGAGCAAAATCATTGTTATATAAAACCACAATTTAACTATTCTTTTATTTTTCATTTAAGTGCCTTTAAAAATTAAAATATAAAAATTCTGAGATTTTATTGAGTGATAAAATAGAATATGCAAATAAAAGACTTGATATAAGCATTATTTTATGGTTTGGTTTTGTGTTTAACAAAGACATAGAATTTTTAAAGAATAATATGATTATAAAGGCTGCAAATATAGTAACTACAGTTTCTATATTGCCTTGTATATTTGTGAGCCAAACTCCAAATTTTATATTAAATTTGTCCAAAAATCCGAATCTATTTTCTAAGGAAATAGGTAAGACAATCCCGTTAAATCCACACATTCCTTTTATGACTTTGAGTGCATCATCCCACTCTTTTGCACGGAAGAAAATCCAAGTAAAATTTATGAAGTTAAATGTAATTATCCATGCGAGTACTTTTGGTAGACAAAAGCCTAAATTTTTCCAAATTCTATGAATGATAAGTGCAATTCCATGCAAAAATCCCCAAAATACAAATGTCCAAGCAGCTCCGTGCCAAAGACCTCCAAGTAAAAACGTAGCTAATAAATTTCTATAAGTACGCCAGTACCCCCCCCTGTTTCCGCCAAGAGGTATATAGATATAGTCACGCAAAAATCTACTTAGAGTGATATGCCAACGTCTCCAAAAATCTTGGATATCAAGAGCAATGTATGGAGAGTTAAAATTTATGGGTAGTTTAATATTAAACAAAAGTGCACTCCCGATAGCCATATCACAATATCCGCTAAAGTCAAAATAAAGCTGAAATGTGTAGCTTAGACTAGTAGCCCATGCTTCAAAAAATGTTAAAACCTCAGCATTATCAAATCCATTTGTTGCCCATATGCTAAAAGTATCGGCTATAGCTACTTTTTTAAATAGTCCTATAGAAAATATAAATATTCCAAGTGCTATATTTTTATAGTTTTTTAGTAAATTTCTACTGTTTGCAAATTGCGGCATCATTTCTTTATGGTGTACGATAGGACCGGCAATGAGCTGAGGAAAAAACGTGACAAACAAAGCGTAGTTTAAAAAGTCATATTCACTCGTTTCGCCTTTGTAGCTGTCTATCAAATAAGCAATCTGCTGGAATGTAAAAAAGCTTATAGCAAGTGGCAAGGCTAGATGAAGTGGCTCTATATGTGATCCAAAAGCAAAATTAACATTAGAAATAAAAAAATCACTATATTTAAAATATCCAAGCAACGCTAAATTTGATGTTATTGCTAAACAGAGTAGGGCTTTTGTGTTGATCTTGCTTTTGTTATTTGCAAGAGTATTGCCTATAGTATAGTTAAATATCATTGATAATAATATGAGTGGTAAGTAGATTATATTCCACCAACTATAAAAAAATAGCGATGAAACGACCAAAAATGCTTTACTAATATGCCCTAAGCGTTTGGAATTTAGATAAAAATATACGAAGAAAGTGATAGGTAGAAATATAAATATAAATTCATAACTGTTAAATAGCATGATTATCCTAAACTTTAAATTTATTAAAAAATGTGTAATTATTCTAATTTTTTGTCAAAAATTTTATCTTAAGTTAGCTTAAAGTACAGAGGTTGTTTTGTCGTTTATATTTTGTTCTAAAATATTGCATAATTTTATACCATATAAAAATATTATCCAAGATAAGTAGATCCATACAAAGAAAAACAGCAGGATTGAAAATGAGCCGTAAATGCTTGTATATGTTTTGTTGTAAAAAGTGTATTCTATAAATATCCATTTTGAGAGCGACCATATAAAAGATGAACAAAATGCGCTAAAGATCACGTTTTTTAGATTTAAATCTTTATTTATGGATATAAGATATGTTATGCTAAAGATCACCCAGATAATCAGATACGGAAATACGCCTAGAAAATTTATACCGCTAGTGTAACTGCTTTGGCTAAGGATATTTTGGATTAAATTTGATAACCAAAACGATAGCCCAAGACCAAGAGGCATAAGCGTGATAAGCGTCCAATACGTGCTAAGAGAGCGCCAAAAACCACGTGATTTTGTATTTGTTAGTTTAGATATTACAAACTCGTAATCGCTAAAAAACATAATGCTAGTTATGATCACTCCTATAAGACCTACAATACCTAGATTGTTTGAGTTTGATAAAAACTGATCTATATAACTAACTATATTTTCTTGATTTGCCGGAAGTAAATTTGAAAATATAAAATCTTTTATCTTTGCATAATACTCTTTAAAACTAGGCAGTTGCGTAAAGATAGATAGAGATATAAGCAAAACTGGTATCAGGGATAAAACGGTATGAAAACTAAGGCTAGCAGCAAAGTGCATAAGCTGCTTATCCTCAGCAGTTTTATATATATTTTTAAGGCTTATCCAAATTTTTTGCCTGTTTATGCTCATCAAAGTCCCATTTTATTTGGATTTAAGATGCCATTTGGATCAAATGCTTTTTTTATGGTTCTAAAAAGATTCATCTCTTCATCGCTAAATGCAAGGTTCATAAATGGCGCTTTGCTGATTCCTATGCCGTGCTCTCCAGATAGTGTTCCGCCAAGTTCAACTGTGGCTTTAAAAATTTCAGTTATCGCTTCATGTCCTCTTTTTACTGCGTCAGGATCATCTCGATCTACCATAACGTTTGTATGGACATTTCCATCGCCCGTGTGTCCAAAACAAGGAGTTGTTACTTTAAATTTTGCTGATATTTCTTTGATTCTTTCTAGTAGTTCTGGTAGTTTTGAGCGAGGAACTGTAATGTCTTCATTTAGCTTTAAACTTCCATAACAAGTTATAGCTTGAGAGCAGTTACGCCTTGCAAACCAGATATCGGTGGATTCTTCTTCGTTTTTTGCTACTTTAAATCCTATTGCACCGTTTTGTTCAAATACGTTTTTGATGATCTCTAGCTCGCTTTCCAAAACATCTAAATTTGATCCATCTACTTCGCTTATAAGTATGGCCCCAGCGTCTCTTGGTAGACCTTTGGCAAATTTATTTTCAACGGCATTTATACTTAGATTATCTAAAAACTCCATCGCTACTGGTGTTACTCCTGCTGCCATAGTTTTATAAACAGCGTTCATAGCAGCATTTACACTAGGAAATACACCCATTGCGGTTTTTTTAAATTTAGGTTTTGCGATGAGTTTTAAAGTGATCTGCGTGATAATAGCCAAGCTTCCCTCACTAGCTATTAAAATACCGGCTATATTATATCCTGCTACGTCTTTTATAGTGCGTTTTCCTGCTCTTATGATGTCTCCATTTGGTAACACAGCTCTTAAAGCCATAACGTAATCTTTAGTTATACCGTATTTTGCGGCGCGCATACCGCCTGCATTTTCACTCACATTTCCACCTATAGTACTGTAGTTTTCGCTAGCAGGATCTGGCGGATAAAAAAGCCCCATTTCTTCTACCGCTTTTTGTAATTTCATATTTATGAGTCCTGGTTCTACGACTGCTACCATATTTTGCATATCTATTTCTAGTATTTTATTCATATGTTTTTCAAATGACAAGACAACTCCGCCGCTAGCTGCTAAAGCTCCACCGGTAAATCCGCTTCCAGCGCCTCTTGGGACTATAACTATTTTATTTTCATTACAGTATTTAAGTATATTGCTAACATCTTGTTCGCACCTTGGAAATAGTACTCCATCAGGCTCAAAACGCTTTTTTGTAGCATCGTAGCAGTAGGCTATTTTGTGTGCTTTATCAAATTTAGCATTTTCTTCGCCTAAAAGTTTTTCAAAAAATTTAATATGTTTACTATCCATTATTTTTCCTTAAGTAATCTTTTATAGTATTCATCATAGTTGTTTATCTTAGCGCTATCTAGTTTCCAAAATACAGTATCGATGCCTTGCACTCTTGTATAAAATGGAAGTTGATAGTAATCAACTGATCCGCTTTTAAATCTTTTTAGCACTTCAAAACTACCACAATCAGCAAAAACGGCTTCGCCATCAAGTGCTATAAATATAAGTCCAGCAGCGCTATTAGCACACATTTTGCGGAAGTCTTCTCTGCTAGGATTTGGTTTATATTCATAGTGAAGATAAGCTCCTACGATATCTGGATGGATAAAAGTAATGTTTTTGAAATTTTCTGTTATTTCTTTATAAATTTCTTTATTTGGAACTATGATAAGAGATCTGTCATATAAATAGTTTAGTATGATCTCATCGCCGACGCGAGGTAGTATTTTTGGTATAGGAAGTGCAGTTTGCTTAAGTGATCCAAAAACTTCAAATCTAACTTTGGCAAAACCGTTTTGCTTCTGTGTTACTACGGCTCTTGCGATGATAGACTCACTTCCGTCTTTAAATTTATGCATAACGACACCGCTACTGCCGACTATGATATCTGGACTATCTGTGATCTCGCCTATATTATCTTGTAAATTTAGTATTAAAGCATAGGTTGTTTTCATATTAAATTCAGCTCCAAAAGTAAAGCTGCATAAGATAAAAACCATAAAAAGAACTCTTTTCAATCGTTTCTCCTGTGTGTAAATTTTCATCATTATAGCTAAATTTATTTTAATTTTCGCAAAGTGATTTACCTTAATATGAGATTTTTTAGAGATAGCAAAAAGTATTATGTAAGTAAGTTTAAGTTAAAATAACGAGATTTTTTTACAGAGGTACTTTATGCTTAGAAAGATTATTTTATTTTTATTTTGCGTGATAAATTTATATGCTATAAAACCAAGCGTCGAAGAACTAACATGGCCAAACGGCGAGAGTTTTTTGATGTTTTTGGAAAATAATAAAATTCCTTTAGCTTTATACTATAACTTAGAAAAAGAGGATCAAGAGCTAGCCAGTGAGATAATGAGCGGAACTAGATTTCAGATCTTAAGAGATGAGTTTGATAACATAACTCAAGTTTTGATACCTATTA carries:
- a CDS encoding MBOAT family O-acyltransferase; protein product: MLFNSYEFIFIFLPITFFVYFYLNSKRLGHISKAFLVVSSLFFYSWWNIIYLPLILLSMIFNYTIGNTLANNKSKINTKALLCLAITSNLALLGYFKYSDFFISNVNFAFGSHIEPLHLALPLAISFFTFQQIAYLIDSYKGETSEYDFLNYALFVTFFPQLIAGPIVHHKEMMPQFANSRNLLKNYKNIALGIFIFSIGLFKKVAIADTFSIWATNGFDNAEVLTFFEAWATSLSYTFQLYFDFSGYCDMAIGSALLFNIKLPINFNSPYIALDIQDFWRRWHITLSRFLRDYIYIPLGGNRGGYWRTYRNLLATFLLGGLWHGAAWTFVFWGFLHGIALIIHRIWKNLGFCLPKVLAWIITFNFINFTWIFFRAKEWDDALKVIKGMCGFNGIVLPISLENRFGFLDKFNIKFGVWLTNIQGNIETVVTIFAAFIIILFFKNSMSLLNTKPNHKIMLISSLLFAYSILSLNKISEFLYFNF
- a CDS encoding YihY family inner membrane protein, yielding MSINRQKIWISLKNIYKTAEDKQLMHFAASLSFHTVLSLIPVLLISLSIFTQLPSFKEYYAKIKDFIFSNLLPANQENIVSYIDQFLSNSNNLGIVGLIGVIITSIMFFSDYEFVISKLTNTKSRGFWRSLSTYWTLITLMPLGLGLSFWLSNLIQNILSQSSYTSGINFLGVFPYLIIWVIFSITYLISINKDLNLKNVIFSAFCSSFIWSLSKWIFIEYTFYNKTYTSIYGSFSILLFFFVWIYLSWIIFLYGIKLCNILEQNINDKTTSVL
- a CDS encoding FAD-linked oxidase C-terminal domain-containing protein, which encodes MDSKHIKFFEKLLGEENAKFDKAHKIAYCYDATKKRFEPDGVLFPRCEQDVSNILKYCNENKIVIVPRGAGSGFTGGALAASGGVVLSFEKHMNKILEIDMQNMVAVVEPGLINMKLQKAVEEMGLFYPPDPASENYSTIGGNVSENAGGMRAAKYGITKDYVMALRAVLPNGDIIRAGKRTIKDVAGYNIAGILIASEGSLAIITQITLKLIAKPKFKKTAMGVFPSVNAAMNAVYKTMAAGVTPVAMEFLDNLSINAVENKFAKGLPRDAGAILISEVDGSNLDVLESELEIIKNVFEQNGAIGFKVAKNEEESTDIWFARRNCSQAITCYGSLKLNEDITVPRSKLPELLERIKEISAKFKVTTPCFGHTGDGNVHTNVMVDRDDPDAVKRGHEAITEIFKATVELGGTLSGEHGIGISKAPFMNLAFSDEEMNLFRTIKKAFDPNGILNPNKMGL
- a CDS encoding plasminogen-binding N-terminal domain-containing protein; the encoded protein is MKRVLFMVFILCSFTFGAEFNMKTTYALILNLQDNIGEITDSPDIIVGSSGVVMHKFKDGSESIIARAVVTQKQNGFAKVRFEVFGSLKQTALPIPKILPRVGDEIILNYLYDRSLIIVPNKEIYKEITENFKNITFIHPDIVGAYLHYEYKPNPSREDFRKMCANSAAGLIFIALDGEAVFADCGSFEVLKRFKSGSVDYYQLPFYTRVQGIDTVFWKLDSAKINNYDEYYKRLLKEK